One region of Callithrix jacchus isolate 240 chromosome 16, calJac240_pri, whole genome shotgun sequence genomic DNA includes:
- the LOC100414104 gene encoding LOW QUALITY PROTEIN: ubiquitin-like modifier-activating enzyme 1 (The sequence of the model RefSeq protein was modified relative to this genomic sequence to represent the inferred CDS: substituted 1 base at 1 genomic stop codon), with the protein MSSSLLSKRRRVSGPGSELDSDCSSAYSVMSEVPSGPTQGMSKNNTEIHIDEDLYSRQLYVLGHEAMKYLQTSSVLVSGLRGLGVEIAKNIILGGVKAVTLHDQGTAQWADLSSQFYLREEDIGKNRAEASQSRLAELNGYVRVCTYTGPLVEDFLSGFQVVVLTNTPLESQLQVGEFCHSRGIKLVVADTRGLFGQLFCDFGKDMILRDSNGEXPLSAMVSMITKDSAGVVTCLDEARHGFESGDFVSFREVQGMCELNDIHPIEIKVLGPYTFSICDTSSFSDYIGGGVVSQVKVSKKISFKSLLASLAEPDFVITDCAKYSRPAHLHIGFQALHQFCTQHSRPPRPHNEEDATELVTLAQAVNARALPSVRQGNLDVDLIRKLAHVAAGDLAPINAFIGGLAAQEVMKACSGKFMPIMQWLYFDALECLPEDKADLMEDRCLPRQNRYDGQVAVFGSDLQEKLAKQKYFVVGAGAIGCELLKNFAMIGLGCGEGGKITVTDMDTIEKSNLNRQFLFRPWDVSKFKSDTAAAAVRQINPHIRVMSQQNRVGPETECIYDDDFFQNLDAVASALDNVDARLYMDSRCVYYRKPLLESGTLGTKGSVQVVIPFLTESYSSSRDPPEKSIPICTLKNFPNAIEHTLQWARDEFEGLFKQSAENVNQYLTNPKFMEQTLRLPGNQPLELLEHVHCSLVLQRPETWADCVTWAYHQWHTQYSHNIQQLLHNFPPDQLTSSGTPFWSGPKRRPHPLIFDVSNPLHLDYVMAAANLFAKTYGLIGSRDRASVVTLLQSVHVPTFIPKSGVQIHVSDQELQSTSASVDDSRLEELKATLPSPEKLAGFKMYPTDFEKDDDSNFHMDFIMAASNLRAENYDIPPADRHKSKLIAGKIIPAIATTTAAIVGLVCLELYKVVQGHRKLHSYKNSFINLALPFFSFSEPLSPPCHQYYNKEWTLWDRFDVQGMQPDGKEMTLKQFLAFFRMEHKLEITMLSQGVSMLYSVFMPATKLKERLDQPITEIVSRVSKQKLGHHVRTLVLELCCNDESGEDIEVPYVRYVTC; encoded by the exons ATGTCCAGCTCACTGCTCTCCAAGAGACGTCGCGTATCTGGGCCTGGTTCAGAGTTGGATTCTGACTGCTCCTCTGCCTACTCTGTGATGTCTGAAGTGCCTTCAGGACCAACCCAG GGAATGTCCAAAAACAACACTGAAATACACATAGATGAAGATCTTTACTCCCGCCAGCT GTATGTGCTGGGTCATGAGGCGATGAAGTATCTCCAGACATCCAGTGTGCTGGTTTCAGGCCTGCGGGGGTTAGGTGTGGAGATCGCCAAGAACATCATCCTCGGTGGGGTCAAGGCTGTCACCTTACATGACCAGGGCACTGCCCAGTGGGCTGACCTCTCCTCCCAG TTCTACCTGCGAGAGGAGGACATTGGTAAAAACCGAGCTGAAGCATCACAGTCGCGCCTTGCAGAACTCAATGGCTATGTGCGTGTATGCACCTACACAGGACCCTTGGTTGAGGACTTTCTTAGTGGTTTCCAG GTGGTGGTCCTTACCAACACTCCCTTGGAGAGCCAGCTGCAAGTGGGTGAGTTTTGTCATAGCCGTGGAATCAAGCTGGTGGTGGCAGACACCAGGGGCCTCTTTGG GCAGCTCTTCTGTGACTTTGGAAAAGACATGATTCTCAGAGATTCCAATGGGGAGTAGCCACTTAGTGCTATGGTTTCTATGATCACCAAG GACAGCGCTGGTGTGGTCACCTGCCTGGATGAGGCCCGGCATGGGTTTGAGAGTGGCGACTTTGTCTCCTTCAGAGAAGTCCAGGGCATGTGTGAACTCAATGACATCCACCCCATAGAGATAAAAGTCCTAG GTCCTTACACCTTTAGTAtctgtgatacctccagcttctCTGACTACATTGGCGGGGGCGTCGTCAGTCAGGTCAAAGTATCTAAGAAGATTAGTTTT AAATCCTTGCTTGCCTCACtggcagagccagactttgtGATAACAGACTGTGCTAAGTATTCTCGCCCTGCTCATCTACATATTGGCTTCCAGGCACTGCATCAGTTCTGTACTCAACATAGCAGGCCACCTCGTCCCCACAACGAG GAGGATGCAACAGAACTAGTGACTCTAGCACAGGCCGTGAATGCTCGAGCCTTGCCATCAGTGAGGCAAGGCAACCTGGATGTGGACCTCATCCGGAAGCTGGCACATGTGGCTGCTGGGGATCTGGCACCTATAAATGCCTTCATTGGAGGCCTGGCTGCCCAGGAGGTTATGAAG GCGTGCTCTGGAAAATTTATGCCAATCATGCAATGGCTGTACTTTGATGCCCTTGAGTGTCTCCCTGAGGATAAAGCGGACTTGATGGAAGACAGATGCCTTCCA CGCCAGAATCGTTATGATGGACAGGTGGCTGTGTTTGGCTCAGACCTGCAAGAGAAGCTGGCCAAGCAGAAGTACTTCGTG GTGGGTGCTGGGGCCATTGGCTGTGAGCTTCTCAAGAATTTTGCCATGATTGGGCTAGGCTGTGGGGAGGGTGGCAAAATAACTGTTACAGACATGGACACCATCGAGAAATCCAATCTGAACAGACAGTTTCTCTTCCGACCCTGGGATGTCTCG AAATTCAAGTCTGACACAGCTGCTGCAGCTGTGCGTCAGATAAATCCACACATCAGGGTGATGAGCCAGCAGAACCGTGTGGGCCCTGAAACAGAGTGTATCTACGATGATGACTTCTTCCAAAACCTGGACGCTGTGGCCAGTGCTCTGGACAATGTGGATGCCC GACTGTACATGGACAGCCGCTGTGTGTATTACCGAAAGCCACTACTGGAGTCTGGAACACTGGGCACCAAGGGCAGTGTGCAGGTGGTCATTCCCTTCTTGACAGAGTCTTACAGCTCCAGCCGGGACCCCCCTGAGAAATCCATCCCCATCTGTACACTAAAGAACTTCCCCAATGCTATCGAGCATACGCTGCAG TGGGCTCGGGATGAGTTTGAAGGCCTCTTCAAGCAGTCTGCAGAAAATGTCAACCAGTACCTCAC AAACCCCAAGTTTATGGAGCAGACACTGCGGCTGCCAGGCAACCAACCCTTGGAGTTGCTGGAGCATGTGCATTGCAGCCTGGTGCTGCAGAGACCAGAGACTTGGGCTGATTGTGTGACCTGGGCCTACCACCAGTGGCACACCCAGTATTCACACAACATCCAGCAGCTGCTGCATAACTTTCCTCCTGACCAG CTTACAAGCTCTGGAACCCCATTTTGGTCTGGGCCTAAACGCCGTCCTCACCCACTCATCTTTGATGTCAGCAAT cccctgcaCCTGGACTATGTGATGGCTGCTGCCAACCTGTTTGCCAAGACCTATGGACTGATAGGCTCTCGGGACCGAGCTTCTGTGGTTACATTGCTACAGTCTGTGCATGTCCCCACATTCATTCCCAAGTCTGGTGTCCAGATCCACGTTTCTGACCAGGAGCTGCAGAGCACCAGTGCCTCTGTTG aTGACAGCCGCTTGGAGGAGCTCAAGGCCACACTTCCTAGTCCAGAGAAGCTTGCTGGGTTCAAGATGTACCCCACTGATTTTGAGAAG GATGATGACAGCAACTTCCATATGGATTTTATTATGGCAGCGTCTAACCTTCGGGCAGAGAACTATGATATTCCCCCTGCGGACCGGCATAAG AGCAAGCTGATTGCAGGAAAAATCATTCCAGCTATTGCAACAACCACAGCAGCTATTGTGGGCCTTGTGTGCCTGGAGCTATACAAGGTGGTACAGGGACACCGAAAGCTTCATTCCTATAAGAACAGCTTCATCAACTTGGCCCTGCCCTTCTTCAGCTTCTCTGAACCCCTTTCCCCACCCTGTCACCAG TACTATAACAAAGAGTGGACACTGTGGGATCGTTTTGATGTACAAGGCATGCAACCTGATGGTAAAGAGATGACTCTCAAGCAGTTCCTAGCCTTCTTTAGG ATGGAGCACAAATTGGAAATTACCATGCTTTCACAGGGTGTATCAATGCTGTATTCTGTCTTCATGCCAGCTACCAAGCTTAAGGAACGATTGGATCAGCC GATTACAGAGATTGTGAGCCGTGTGTCAAAGCAAAAACTGGGTCACCATGTGCGGACTCTGGTGCTTGAGCTGTGCTGCAATGATGAGAGTGGTGAGGACATTGAGGTCCCATACGTCCGATACGTTACCTGCTGA